A segment of the Asinibacterium sp. OR53 genome:
TCTTGTCCCCAATACGTTAGTTAAAATTGCTTCAGAAGGGCAAAGTTCCATCATAGGAACATGCTTGTAAGCTGCCGCATGATACACATAATGTGGTTCAAATAGGTTAAAAAGTTCTTCCATTCGATCCCTATTCGTTACATCTCCCAGGTAAGAAACATAGTTAGTAGAGGTCTTTATATCTTGTAATTCTAGTTCTAATTGATGTAAAGGCGTTTCTGCCTGATCACAAAGTACAATTGTCTGAGGATCAAATTTTAGGAGTTGTCGAACGATCTCACTACCAATTGACCCGGCAGCACCTGTAACCAATATCCGCTTATTCTTTATCTGATTACCAATCTCTTCATTATTAATGCGGATAGGTTCTCTTTCTAAAAGGTTTTCAATCTTAATAGTTTGAAGTTGACGAGCCGAGAACTGACCATTAATCCATTTATCTAAAGGAGGAACATTTAACACGGTAATATCATGGTCTAAACAAAAGTCAACCAGTTCATTCTTTTTTGCCGGAGGGAGGTTAAAGGCAGCTATAATAATTTCATCAATTTTCTGCGTCAATGAAAGAGTTTGAAGATCCAACGTATGGCTAATTTTAATGCCATCAACTACTTTACCCACTTTACGTAAGTCATCATCTACAAAAGCCACAATATTAACATTTGAAGTAGTATCATGTTCTAATACTCTTTTAGTTGCAAATCCTGCTTCTCCTGCACCGTATATAATTACATTCTTCCGGTCCATTTTATAGTTTCGGAAGTACGCAAAAGTATATTTTACCAATACTCTGTAAGAAATCAAAAATAAAAAACTAAAGAATGCATAAATGATCAGAGTTACATTAGAAAAGAAAAGTGCGCTGCCCGAATTGGAAGACACGAGACTAATAAAAAACAATACACTGGTCGACATAGCTATTGCATAGCAAATTCTTAAAGCATCTTGTACTCCTGTATAGCGGATAATGCCTGCATAAGTCCGGAAATTGATAAATACAATAGAATTAATGAGTATAATGATGAGTAAATTGCCACTCAAGTCATGTAAATTGAGTCCACCAAGAGTTAGGTTGTATTTAATCAGTGAAGAAAAAATGAACGAAAAGCAGCAAATAACAAGATCAATCAGAAAGATGATCCAACGTGGAACAATGTTTATGTGTTTAAACATGTTTATAGTTTAGCAGTTGTAAGTAGCAAATAAGCGATGTTTACCTTCAAATCGGAGTCTAAATATAACATATATTATAAGAATTACAAATAGTGCTACGATCGGAAGTAAATATAGCTGGCTTAGGTATGCATAGATCAATAAAATATCAACTATCGCCTGAACGCCTGCGTACAATAAACTAACGATCCAATGATCCCATCCAGCTTCATTAGTTAAGTATTGATAAAAATGAGAGCGATGAGCTTTCATTAACGGTTCCTTTCGTAAAATACGACAAAAGATTGTAAACACGGTATCAATACCATAAACACTTAATAACAATATCCAATATGGAAACGAGGTAGAGATAATCAATGATAATACTAAAAAACAGATAATAAAAGCAAGAGAAACACTACCTACATCCCCTGCGAAGCATTTAGCACGCTTACGCAGGTTAAAAAAAGAGAATATTGTCAATGCTGCTAAAATTGAAAGAAAAAACAAGCTGTTTTGTAAAAACTGAACCTGTTCACTAATCCAAAATAAGCTGGCAATAGTTACTATAGAGTATAGTGCAGTAACGCCATTGATACCATCCATAAAATTATATGCATTGATCACTCCTGTAATGATAACAAAAAATACCAATAGCCATCCTACCGATAATACGCCAATAAATGAGTACAATAAACCGATCACTGCTATACTTTGTATAACAAGTCGAATCTTGCTATCAACACTTTTTATATCATCTACAAAACTTAACACCGAGATTAATAATAAAGATCCTATCAATAGCAGCTCATTTAAACTACTAAATGGCAGAAAAATAACAGAAGCTATTGGGAAAATAATACCTCCACCCCTAATAGTAATATACTGATGGGAGCTTCTATTATTTGGCTTGTCAACAATATTTCGCTTTGTTGCAATGACAAAATATAATAATTCGAGTAACAGGAATACAATACTCAATCCTATATAATCAATCCACATAAGTAAAAGAAGAAATAGTTTTTTTTAATCCAGTTCCCGCATCCACTGGTAACTTTTTTTGCAATGCTTCAATTAACTTCCGGTTGTCTACTACATAGTCTTCTGTAAGCTTTTGTAGTCTTTCTGTATTCAACGGCAAAGGAAGATAATTGCCTGCTCTTGCTATAGCGCGAATCCATGAAGCAGGAATTGCGATCAATCGCTTTCTCTTGCCCAAAACATCCGCAATGATCTCGACTACCTCATTCGTACTTAAACATTGATCATCCGCAATATGGTAAACTCCTGGTGCAATATCCTTCCTTTGCAGCAACTCCTGAATCACAAAACAAAGATTCTCCACAGATAAGAAAGATCGCTGGTTGTCAAATGCTGCTAATGGATACGGAATACCTCTTTTTACTACTTGGTATAAAAGATTCAGATTACCCTTATTTCCTGGCCCATGTATCATACAAGGCCTTAGAATATAAACTCTTTTGCGAGGGGGTAATATAGCTTGTTGCAAATATGTCTCTGCAGCCAGTTTCGATTTTCCATAATCTGTTAATGGTTTTGGTATATGAGTTTCTGTCAATGCCCCTTCCACTCTGTCTGCTATTGCTTTCACTGAACTCAGATAAACGAAAACTTCCGAATCTGATTCTAGGAATGCATCAAACAAACGCTTCGTCAGCTCCGTATTGACTTCATAATACTCTGCCGAATTAACCTCTTTACGCAAATCATGCGCCTTTCCTGCAAGATGAACAATTCCATAAACGGACTGCTGGTTCAAGAATACAGCATCAACAGCATCATATCCAGGACCAAATGTCCGAGACAAGGGTATAGTATCCACTCCCCTTTCTTTCAAATACGGCAGCAAATTTGCGCCTACAAATCCGCTGACACCAGTAATAGCAATACGCTTCATAGGTAACTGGCAATGGATTGTGCCATCTCTTTATTTATCTGCTTTCTATTGAACTGATTTATGAATTCATTACGATGTGGCAATTCATAGCTATAGCTTTCTAACTTTTTAACTAATTCCTTAGCATCAGTTGGATTAAACACAATACTGTTTGGTACATGCTGTTTTATAAAGCTTCTTGCATATCCGTTTACTCCTGCTATTACTGGTCTGGGGAAAGCTCCTAGTTCAAATAACTTTGATGGAAGTACTTTCTCAAATGCTGCATAATCGTTTAAATGCATAAATAGAAAATGAGAGCGTTTGTATATTTCAATCAAAGCATCTCTTTTAACCGGTTTTTCCAAAACAACATTTGATAGTTGTTGCTCATGGATCGCAGTCTCTAATAAAACCTTAGCGCCCCCATCTCCGATTATCCGAAACAAATACCCTTTACCCAATTGCTTTGCAACTTCAGGAATAATCTTATGTAACCCCTGCCCTTCTCCAATATTACCTGCATAGGTAATCGTAATAGGGTCGGGAGACAATAAGGTACTATAATCCTCATCATGTACAAATTCCTCATCAATGCCATTGGTATAATGGCTATAAACCGCCGTTTCATATTTCTTAAAATAAGGCTCAAATCCACCAGATATAAGATTTATATGCGTTGCATAACGAAATACTTTTCGTTCGATCATTCTCAAAATAGGCAGGAGCAAAGCCTTCACCCCTTTATTCGAGATAACATCGTTTAATGTGTCTGTAAAAATATCCCTGATATCGAGGTATAAGGGGGCTCTCATATTTTTAGCAATCCGATATCCCAGATAGGCAGTAAACAATCGTGACGAAGAAGCAAAAACCAAATCATATCGCTTAGTGGCAACAAGTTTTTTTACAGTGAAGAAATAATGTGTGAAAGCACTTACCTGGTCCATAAAGCCACTTTTATGTGGAGGTAATAATATTCTATGAACCGATAAATTTCCCAATTGCTCCTTTTCTGGCGTTTCAACAGAAAAACTGCTATACCTATTTGGCATCGTGGTAATTACTTCTACGGTTGCATTGCCTTTAATTTGTGTTGCAAGCTCTCGGGCTAAGGGTGAATTTCGAAAGGAACCTGCACAAAGATCAGGTTCAAAATAAAAACTCAAATAAAGTATATGTTTCATAAAAATTCAAACCTAAGCTTCGCTTCCCCTAAAGCACTGTAAGTAACCCTTTTTGTGGGAGTCACCTGATTAAATGTTTCCGCTGTTATCGTCGCAACTATCTCTTTTGGTGCATTACAATATATACAAACAGAATCAAGCAAGATATTCACATCTTGCTCAACCACATTAATCCCTGGTTTCAATAATAGAGACCCTTCGAACTTTATAGGTCCTTCATGTAGCTTAGAAGCAGTATCTTTTAATTCTAAACTATTTTCATTCGCCTTAAATTCTCTAATATGTTGAATAGGTAATCCTGCATAATTGTTTACACAAGCGATAATCAATCCATCTTCTTCTTTTATCAGTTGACATTTTGCTCTCTTTCCAATTCTGAATCCTCCCCATACATCGCTTTGATTTTTTTTATTAATAGTTATCGTATTATGGGCTGTCGTTCCTCTTTCCCATAAACGTTGCTGAGTAATGGCATAAGTAGATGTTCCAGGGTCTACTACAACCTGTTGATCTTTATGCCATATGCAAAAACTAAGCATATCGGCATGTGTATGTCCCGGCTGATAGCTTGGTAGTATATTACCCACATTTAGTAACATTTCCCAACTCTTACCTTTCAACTTTCTGAAACCGGATTCCCTTAACTCTATTTGCTTCCACTCCAGTTGCAAATAATCTGAAGCTCGATTCAATTGATTTGTTTCTGGGGCTACCCCTTTTGCTGCATCATTCATTAACGCCCAGCTACCATCCGGGAAACTAAAAGCATTTATCCAACCCAACATCTTTGATGCTGTTGTTTCTAAAATTGGAAGTATCGAGGATTCAAATAAGTTATGATTTCGCTCAATCTCAATGCATAGCAACAGTCTCGACAATAAAATACTATGATACATTGGCGTTCGTTCATAATGTCCTCCATCCGAAAGCACTTGTTCCTTCAGCTGTTTCGTTAACAAGCGAGAACTCCTGTGGTATAGTTGCTGATTGTTCAATGCATGGGCCGCAATAAACAGTGCGTAACAATTTTCCAATAAATGATTGCCCAATAAATGGTATTCTAAATTATGATTGAGGTAATCAACCTGAAACTTCAATGCCTTGAGTGTATTGACGTCTAAAATGCCATGTCTACTGTGAAATAAAAGGCTATTTATGATCCGAAGAGAAACGGGATAGGGTTCCGGTTTTATCACCCCATTCAGTAATGCAATAGATAAATCATCGAGTAATCCTCTTCTTGTGTTTACAGGGATATCTTCATCCAGTAAATAGTTTAAATATTGAAGATTGTAATTCCATAGTTTTCCATGGCCATTAAAGTTCCAGTCTATCCCATTTACAAAGCAGTGATCTAGCCCTATGAAACAAAACTGTCCTTCTTTTTTGTATTCACCTTGCCCAGTTAATAGCATTTCATGAACTGAGCAGTTCAATGGAGAGATATCCGTTCTATAATAAGTTTTATACCAATGTATCGATAAGAACCTGTTTTTGATCCTATACCATATTTGAAAAAAAAACTGGTTTGCCTGCAAGTGTCGGACGGTGTGAATTAATCGAATTAATTTTTTCAATACTAACATTTCAATTATATAATCGGTTCAATACCGATACTATGCGTTCACTTGTTTTACCATCCCATAATGGAGGAATAGTTCCTTTTTTCCATTTGCCATTGAAAAGCTTTTCAAACGCAGGAGGCAAGTTGCCAGGGTCTGTGCCAATTAATTCATTAGTGCCAATGTCAACTGTTTCCGGACGCTCAGTATTATTCCTCAATGTAATACAAGGAACCCGCATTACTGTTGTTTCTTCTGTAATACCCCCACTATCGGTAATAACTGCTTTGGCATATTTTACCAAATAGTTAAATTCCAAATACGACATTGGATTTATCATCAGCAATTGATCTGTTTGGATACCTATTTTTTGTAAATTTTTACCTGTACGTGGGTGAACAGGGAAAATAATGGGCAGGCCTCTTGAGCTATCTATAATTGTTTGTATAAGCTTTTTTAATTTTTCCTCCACATCTACATTAGCCGGTCGATGCAGGGTCAGTACAAAATAGTTACCAGCTACCAACCCAGATGCTTCCCATATTGGTGGTTTTATAAAACGCTTTTCATTTTTTAACAGGGTATCAATCATAGTATTACCTACAAAGTGAATTCTATTTTCTCTAATCCCTGCTTTTTGGAGATTCATATTAGCAACATCAGAGGTAGTAAAATAATGATCGGTGATGGCATCAGTTACCAGTCTATTAATTTCTTCTGGCATAGACAGATCAAAAGACCTAATACCTGCTTCAACATGTACGACATCTATATGCATTTTTTTAGCAACAATGGAACAGGCAAGGGTTGAAGTCACATCACCAACAACTACAACAACATCACTTGGATGATCTGCCAATTCCTTTTCAAAACGGACCATAATAGCAGCAGTCTGTTCGGCTTGTGTTCCGCCACCACTTTCAAGATTTACATGTGGCTGTGGTATACCCAGCTGTTCAAAAAAACTGTCGCTCATATTCTTATCATAATGCTGCCCTGTATGCACCAGTCTGTATTTAATATTAGCTGCTTTTTCATTATGTTTTTCAATTGCTTCGATAATAGGCGCAATCTTCATGAAATTCGGTCGTGCGCCAGCTATAATTGTAATTCTCATAAAATTTTTTGGTCAACTTTTACCCAACCTCCTTGCATCATGCTTTTTAGTGCAGCGAATGAAGTTCTCGTTGTGTTTATTAATTCTTCAAACGGGACCAGCGAAGGGCCCCCTTCCTTTACCAATTTTACAAGCTGGTTAAATTGTTCTTTATGCCCTTTATTCAAAGTGCCCCTGTAAGAGTTGAACCCTTTAAATCCATAACCAGTCATTTTTCTAAAATTATCTATTATTAGTGTTTTCCCTTGGCTGAAAATTTCTATCCTTTCTTTGGCATATGCCTTACTTCCATTTGAGAAATAATTGATAGTTCCTTGTGAACCATTATTGAATTTGAGAACAATGATGGCGTTATCGGTATTATTTGCGGGATTATTCCCCAACCCACTCATCATTACTTCACTTATTTTACTTCCTGCCAGGTAAATCATCAGATCAATAAAGTGACATGCTTCACCAATGATCCTGCCTCCGCCAATATTCATGTCATGCACCCAAACCTCCGGTGGGATAAAGCCCGCATTCATGGTTGCAATCATATTC
Coding sequences within it:
- a CDS encoding heparinase II/III family protein, which codes for MNCSVHEMLLTGQGEYKKEGQFCFIGLDHCFVNGIDWNFNGHGKLWNYNLQYLNYLLDEDIPVNTRRGLLDDLSIALLNGVIKPEPYPVSLRIINSLLFHSRHGILDVNTLKALKFQVDYLNHNLEYHLLGNHLLENCYALFIAAHALNNQQLYHRSSRLLTKQLKEQVLSDGGHYERTPMYHSILLSRLLLCIEIERNHNLFESSILPILETTASKMLGWINAFSFPDGSWALMNDAAKGVAPETNQLNRASDYLQLEWKQIELRESGFRKLKGKSWEMLLNVGNILPSYQPGHTHADMLSFCIWHKDQQVVVDPGTSTYAITQQRLWERGTTAHNTITINKKNQSDVWGGFRIGKRAKCQLIKEEDGLIIACVNNYAGLPIQHIREFKANENSLELKDTASKLHEGPIKFEGSLLLKPGINVVEQDVNILLDSVCIYCNAPKEIVATITAETFNQVTPTKRVTYSALGEAKLRFEFL
- a CDS encoding NAD-dependent epimerase/dehydratase family protein; the protein is MKRIAITGVSGFVGANLLPYLKERGVDTIPLSRTFGPGYDAVDAVFLNQQSVYGIVHLAGKAHDLRKEVNSAEYYEVNTELTKRLFDAFLESDSEVFVYLSSVKAIADRVEGALTETHIPKPLTDYGKSKLAAETYLQQAILPPRKRVYILRPCMIHGPGNKGNLNLLYQVVKRGIPYPLAAFDNQRSFLSVENLCFVIQELLQRKDIAPGVYHIADDQCLSTNEVVEIIADVLGKRKRLIAIPASWIRAIARAGNYLPLPLNTERLQKLTEDYVVDNRKLIEALQKKLPVDAGTGLKKTISSFTYVD
- a CDS encoding nucleoside-diphosphate sugar epimerase/dehydratase; translated protein: MFKHINIVPRWIIFLIDLVICCFSFIFSSLIKYNLTLGGLNLHDLSGNLLIIILINSIVFINFRTYAGIIRYTGVQDALRICYAIAMSTSVLFFISLVSSNSGSALFFSNVTLIIYAFFSFLFLISYRVLVKYTFAYFRNYKMDRKNVIIYGAGEAGFATKRVLEHDTTSNVNIVAFVDDDLRKVGKVVDGIKISHTLDLQTLSLTQKIDEIIIAAFNLPPAKKNELVDFCLDHDITVLNVPPLDKWINGQFSARQLQTIKIENLLEREPIRINNEEIGNQIKNKRILVTGAAGSIGSEIVRQLLKFDPQTIVLCDQAETPLHQLELELQDIKTSTNYVSYLGDVTNRDRMEELFNLFEPHYVYHAAAYKHVPMMELCPSEAILTNVLGTRIIADLAVKYKAQRFVMVSTDKAVNPTNVMGASKRLAETYVQSLHYHQIANLINNNHHTTTKFITTRFGNVLGSNGSVIIRFKEQIQKGGPVTVTHPNITRFFMTIPEACQLVLEAGSMGKGGEIFVFDMGKPVPIVDLAKKMIRLYGLVPGIDVDIKYTGLRPGEKLYEELLTDSENTLPTYHEKIMIAKVRQNHLDDMLHHFEDLFALAKQKDGMMQMVAKMKELVPEFVSNNSVFEQLDGDKAAVIEMNRAVS
- a CDS encoding glycosyltransferase family 4 protein, with translation MKHILYLSFYFEPDLCAGSFRNSPLARELATQIKGNATVEVITTMPNRYSSFSVETPEKEQLGNLSVHRILLPPHKSGFMDQVSAFTHYFFTVKKLVATKRYDLVFASSSRLFTAYLGYRIAKNMRAPLYLDIRDIFTDTLNDVISNKGVKALLLPILRMIERKVFRYATHINLISGGFEPYFKKYETAVYSHYTNGIDEEFVHDEDYSTLLSPDPITITYAGNIGEGQGLHKIIPEVAKQLGKGYLFRIIGDGGAKVLLETAIHEQQLSNVVLEKPVKRDALIEIYKRSHFLFMHLNDYAAFEKVLPSKLFELGAFPRPVIAGVNGYARSFIKQHVPNSIVFNPTDAKELVKKLESYSYELPHRNEFINQFNRKQINKEMAQSIASYL
- the wecB gene encoding non-hydrolyzing UDP-N-acetylglucosamine 2-epimerase, with translation MRITIIAGARPNFMKIAPIIEAIEKHNEKAANIKYRLVHTGQHYDKNMSDSFFEQLGIPQPHVNLESGGGTQAEQTAAIMVRFEKELADHPSDVVVVVGDVTSTLACSIVAKKMHIDVVHVEAGIRSFDLSMPEEINRLVTDAITDHYFTTSDVANMNLQKAGIRENRIHFVGNTMIDTLLKNEKRFIKPPIWEASGLVAGNYFVLTLHRPANVDVEEKLKKLIQTIIDSSRGLPIIFPVHPRTGKNLQKIGIQTDQLLMINPMSYLEFNYLVKYAKAVITDSGGITEETTVMRVPCITLRNNTERPETVDIGTNELIGTDPGNLPPAFEKLFNGKWKKGTIPPLWDGKTSERIVSVLNRLYN